A window of the Calditrichia bacterium genome harbors these coding sequences:
- a CDS encoding alpha/beta fold hydrolase has product MKLAFRELGKSGKPFVVLHGLLGASDNWLTLSKKWSEHNHMFLMDLRNHGKSPHDSFHTYEAMAEDLNEFLHDHEIRKINILGHSMGGKVAMTFAMLYPHKIEKLIVVDIAPKKYSNPEFEDIITTLLNMQLSTIHSLADANKQLEPEISDIVLRQFLLKNLVRDRQHNFSWRVNLQSLHNNRAALAGEIPSGKFDGKTMFIVGGKSNYVLKDDTAAIKDRFPNANIHTVENAGHWVHAEQPEIVQQLVSDFLSSS; this is encoded by the coding sequence ATGAAATTAGCATTCAGAGAGTTGGGAAAAAGCGGAAAACCTTTTGTCGTGCTGCACGGATTGTTGGGTGCATCTGATAATTGGCTGACACTCAGCAAAAAATGGTCCGAGCACAACCATATGTTTTTAATGGATTTGCGAAATCACGGCAAATCTCCCCACGACAGTTTCCACACATATGAAGCAATGGCTGAAGATCTCAACGAATTTCTGCATGACCACGAAATCAGAAAAATAAATATTCTCGGTCATTCAATGGGCGGAAAGGTTGCGATGACATTTGCAATGCTTTACCCGCACAAAATCGAAAAACTAATAGTTGTAGATATCGCCCCAAAAAAATACTCGAATCCTGAATTTGAGGATATCATTACAACATTGCTCAATATGCAGCTCTCAACAATACACTCCCTGGCTGATGCCAACAAACAGCTTGAGCCGGAAATTTCCGATATTGTGCTGCGACAATTTTTGTTAAAAAATCTGGTCAGAGATCGTCAACACAATTTCTCATGGCGGGTTAATTTGCAATCGCTTCACAACAATCGTGCAGCGCTCGCGGGTGAAATTCCATCCGGCAAATTTGATGGAAAGACAATGTTTATCGTCGGCGGAAAATCTAACTATGTTTTGAAAGACGATACAGCTGCGATCAAAGATCGTTTCCCAAATGCCAACATTCACACGGTCGAGAACGCCGGGCATTGGGTACATGCGGAACAGCCGGAGATTGTCCAACAACTCGTTTCCGATTTTTTATCCAGCAGCTAA
- a CDS encoding DUF2203 domain-containing protein has translation MCDLFEPKRLFTPAEARQTLPLVRQIVADLLNISLDIDFMKTVLGADAKDHPQILDRIATMQELFTELESIGCFFKDWSFKIGLVDFPAIIDDKLVFLCWRSDESDLEFYHEIDAGFAGRKPIPQKYFDLPLDVQKINND, from the coding sequence ATGTGCGATTTATTTGAACCGAAAAGACTTTTTACTCCTGCAGAAGCCCGGCAAACGCTACCATTGGTTCGCCAGATAGTTGCCGATTTGCTTAACATCAGCCTGGATATCGATTTTATGAAAACCGTTCTGGGTGCCGATGCAAAAGATCACCCCCAAATCCTCGATCGTATTGCAACGATGCAAGAATTATTCACTGAGTTGGAATCCATTGGTTGTTTTTTCAAGGATTGGAGTTTCAAAATCGGGTTGGTGGATTTTCCGGCAATTATAGACGACAAGCTTGTCTTTCTCTGCTGGCGAAGTGATGAAAGCGATTTGGAATTCTATCACGAAATCGATGCCGGTTTCGCAGGTAGAAAACCAATTCCCCAAAAATACTTCGATCTGCCTCTCGATGTGCAAAAAATCAACAACGATTAA